A stretch of DNA from Trichosurus vulpecula isolate mTriVul1 unplaced genomic scaffold, mTriVul1.pri scaffold_109_arrow_ctg1, whole genome shotgun sequence:
AGGCAGATGAGGACTGTGGCTCTAAGATAGAAAAGGGCAGTGAGAGATCCTGATCCCTCTGGGCCTgagatcccccctcccccccagcaaTTCCACCTCCCTCTGGTCCTGTGGGGGGATGCCctttccccagcccctcctcACTGTCCTTACCCCATTTCAGGGTGAGGGGCTCAGACAGCCCCTCATGCTGGACTCGACAGGTGTATTTGCCTTCCTGACCAGGGGCCATCTGCACAGCTGCCCACTTCTGGAAGGTCCCATCTCCTGCAGGCCTGGTCTCAATGAACTCTGTGTCCTGGAGCTGTTCCTCCCCATCCCTCAGCCACGTCAGGGAGATGTCCGTGGGGTAAAAGTCCTGGGCCCGGCACCGCAGGGTCACCTCCCCATGGGGGTCAGTGTGGTGGGTCACTCGGGCAGAGGGTGGGTCTGGAGGCAAAGGTGAGAGACAATTACaggctccccttccccctcccctccaggggCATGAGGATGGGTGGGGGCAAGGGGTACACCCCCAATCTGGACCCTGGGGTACAAGGGGtccctggggggtggggagcccgGGGCTGAGGCtgcaggagagagggaagagctgCGGGAGCCTTGAGCGCCAAGCACACTCAGGCAGGTGTGGAGGCAAAAGTCAGAGGCATGTCCaggctccccttcccccctaggGGGTGCAAGAGTGCGTGGGGCCAAGAGTAACACCTTACAATCCGGTCCCTGCAGTACAAGGGGCCCCTGGGGGTGGAGAGGCCTGGGCTGAgactggaggtggggggggggggaagggctaCCAGGGCCTTGAGTGCCGAGCACACTCAGGCAGGTCTGGAGGCAAAGATCAGAGACATGTCCAggctccccttccccactacgGGGCACAAGGACGGTGGGGCCAGAgggaaaacctcacaatccagccCTGGGGTATAAGGGGtcgctgggggtggggaggcctgGGGCTGAAGCTGCAGGGGAGGTGAGGGGCCCGCTGGGGGCCTTGAGTGCCGAGCACACTGGGGCGGGGGGCGGTACCTGTCCTCCCCAGCgtccccttccccatctccaggTACTTCTTCAGCCACGTGACGCAAGTCTCCTGCAGATAGGCTTTCACTCCCTCCGCATAGCTCCTGTCCGCCTCCCACTTGCGCTTGGTGTTCACGGCCTGGGGCGCTGTCGCTGTCCACGTGTAGGTGTCCGTGTCCAGGGCGATGTAGTCCACCCCGTCGTAGGCGTCTTGTTCAAACCCGCGCTTGAAGGTGAGCTCCGGGGTCAGCTCGCAGCCGTACATGCTCTGGACAGTGTGGACCCCTGCCCGCCCCCGGCCCGGGTCAGCGCGGCCGGGCTGTGGCTGATCCCGTGACCCCCCACCCGGGATGACCCCGAGGTGCCCCCCCCCCGCCCGGGATGACCCCGAGGTGCCCCACCCACCTCCGCCCGGGATGACCCCGAGGTGCTCCCCCCCGCCCAGGATGACCCCGAGGTGTCTTCCCATGTCCCCTGGGGAGCCGCGGGGTACCATGGCCGTCTCGGCGCCGAACCCCGGCCCCCCAGTCACGCCCCGCCCCCGCTTGGTTGAAGTAGCCCCGCAGGGATCTCCAGGTCCATCTCGGT
This window harbors:
- the LOC118833278 gene encoding class I histocompatibility antigen, Gogo-OKO alpha chain-like gives rise to the protein MEGYVISLLLLGTLALPETWAGSHSMRYFEVGVTRPELGEPWYLEVGFVDDQQFVRFDGDGASPRMEPRAAWIERVGQEDPHYWRRNTAVSRDQPQPGRADPGRGRAGVHTVQSMYGCELTPELTFKRGFEQDAYDGVDYIALDTDTYTWTATAPQAVNTKRKWEADRSYAEGVKAYLQETCVTWLKKYLEMGKGTLGRTDPPSARVTHHTDPHGEVTLRCRAQDFYPTDISLTWLRDGEEQLQDTEFIETRPAGDGTFQKWAAVQMAPGQEGKYTCRVQHEGLSEPLTLKWEPQSSSAWYIVGGIVAGLLLLIAVIAGFGIWRKKNSGGKGGTYVQAAGK